The genomic segment TCAGGATTTAAAGTGAAAGTGAGAAGTGAGAACCTGGGGAGTGTCGTGTCAATGTGAGTTTGTTCCAATACTTTCCTAGTTTTGAGAATCCCTCTTTAAGTGTTTACGCTGTTGAAACtgcatacctacttatttttatttcgcatCTTAAACGCGAATTCTTACCTATTATcctattgtataattatttatttcgtaGCGTAACTAAGTACGTACATAATTACAACATACCAATGTTAGTTAGCACCTTAAATGTTAATTAACTACTTAATTCAATCATATACATAGATCATTACACCAATATACTTTAGCTTCCTATGCTAATTTGCCATCAAATACTAAGACTGGTCCATGTTATTCTACAAATTTCAAATAATAATCTTACATTAATTCTGTAGGTTAGTGTTAAatgttttaaacaaaaataataagtagttcaGACCGTGCTTGCTATATTTAGCTTAAAGTAGCTAAAGTGTTAATcgagatattttgtggttattccaGCTGATGCATTTATTTTGGCTGTGCGCTCGCGGACCTTGACCTTGGCTGCGCCGGCGCCCGGCAACTGCACACGGGCTTATCTCTGCTAGCTACCTAGCTGTTTACGCACTTCGCTTGGCTAACTGCACTCTCATTACGCTTCATTATAAACAACATTTAAGTATCCCAATCATTACTTATTATTTGCCACTGTTTTCGCCTAACCTTTTTTATTACAGTGTTACATTTGTCGCTATAAATAAACATTGTAAGTACCTAAActaattaattgtattaaaCATGGACAAAGCTGACATAAAAGTATTAATTAAGCAACGAGCTACTTTTAAAACGAAAGTTACTCAATTCTTAACTTATTTAAATCCTCTTAACAGCTGTCCTAATTTAAACAGGCTGCAAGTCAGTGAACTAAATATTCGCTTGACAAAAATTGAAGAAATTTATTCTGATTACGATTCTGTGCAATCTGACATAGAAAATATATGTGAAATTTCAGAAGAGCAGTATGCTGAGCGTGAGGCTTTTGAGACGAGATACTTCGGTGCAGTCGCGCTCGCTCGAGAGGTATTAGCGCGAAGCGGGAACTCGGCAGGCCCCGCGCTGGACTCCAGGTCAGTCTCAGGTTCTTGTGTTCATCATGGAAGGCCCAACATTAAGCTCCCTACAATACATTTACCTACATTCTCGGGACAATATCAAGACTGGCTAGAGTTTCATGACACATTCAGCTCACTGATACATTTAGACGAATCgatacctaaaataaataaatttcactACTTACGTGCTGCATTAAAAGATAGTGCTGCTTTAATTGTACGATCACTTGATTTCTCGGCTGAAAATTATGATGTCGCTTGGGATTTACTTTGCGAAAGATTCAACAACTCGAGACTTTTGGTTAATAATCACTTACAGGCTATATTCAATTTCGAACAAATAGGTAAAGAGAACCCGAAGGCATTACGTAATCTTATTGATACTGTTAATCGAAACTTACGTGCTTTAAAAACTCTTAAACTTCCTACTGAGCACTGGGACATTCTTATTATATATGTAATGTCACAAAAACTCGACGTTGTCACCGCGCGCGAATGGGAGGAGCACCGTAGCACTTTAACGGCATTGCCCACGCTGGCAATATTTCTAGAGTTTGTTAAAGGTCGTGCTGATCTGTTGGAAACAATGGAAGACTCTAACAACACACGCCGTCCTAGTGACAGCACACATAGTCGTCATAAATCTCTGGTTGCTACCTCTCAATCCCCTCAATCAGATCGACAATTCGTATGCCCATTATGTAAAAACAACCACGCACTTTATCGCTGTCTCAAATTTAAATCATTTTCTATTGATGTGCGATTGCAAAAGGCTAAATTGTTAAAACTATGCTTAAATTGCTTACGTCAAGGTCATAGCGCAAACGCATGTAGGATTGGTCCATGTCGTTTTTGTAACAAACCGTTAAATAGCTTACTACACTCTCATGATGCATCGTCGTCGACTGCCTCTCCTGCGCCGCACAGCAGCATCGCCCTGTGCACCGCGCCGCCAACTTCGCTCGAGGTCAACTCCCCTGAGTCAGAAGAATATCATAGCGAGAGAGAAAGTGACGACAATGACAATAATTCACAGAACCACGTTACCCTGTCCGCAATTGAAAACGACTGTGCGCTTTTGTCTACAGCATTTATCAACGTCACTGATCAGAATGGACAAAAACACACAGTTCGTGCATTACTGGACAATG from the Leguminivora glycinivorella isolate SPB_JAAS2020 chromosome 8, LegGlyc_1.1, whole genome shotgun sequence genome contains:
- the LOC125229208 gene encoding uncharacterized protein LOC125229208, which translates into the protein MDKADIKVLIKQRATFKTKVTQFLTYLNPLNSCPNLNRLQVSELNIRLTKIEEIYSDYDSVQSDIENICEISEEQYAEREAFETRYFGAVALAREVLARSGNSAGPALDSRSVGSFSPHSITFFDWTNRHVAPISPGPRIYCHKYLIAVHAHPTAEDPFLESIL